A single Rattus norvegicus strain BN/NHsdMcwi chromosome 5, GRCr8, whole genome shotgun sequence DNA region contains:
- the Zfp691 gene encoding zinc finger protein 691 has product MGSEKEQSPGAHLPEEGEGAKPWRVDDSKDSQTTSGEEHGQESLLEGLHEQHSQKPWRKVTTQAGGPGDPMTFSSPETDEKPFTCAQCGKAFNNTSNLRTHQRIHTGEKPYKCSECGKSFSRSSNRIRHERIHLEEKHYQCARCQESFRRRSDLTTHQQDHLGQRPYRCDICGKSFSQSSTLAVHHRTHLEPAPYICCECGKSFSNSSSFGVHHRTHTGERPYECTECGRTFSDISNFGAHQRTHRGERPYRCTLCGKHFSRSSNLIRHQKTHLGEQDEKDSS; this is encoded by the coding sequence ATGGGCAGCGAGAAGGAGCAGAGTCCTGGAGCACACCTGcctgaggaaggggaaggggctaAGCCGTGGAGAGTGGATGACTCAAAGGACTCTCAGACCACATCTGGGGAGGAACATGGACAGGAGAGCCTGTTGGAGGGGCTCCATGAACAGCATTCACAAAAGCCATGGCGGAAAGTCACTACCCAAGCTGGAGGCCCCGGGGATCCCATGACTTTCTCAAGCCCAGAGACAGATGAGAAGCCTTTTACTTGTGCTCAGTGTGGCAAAGCCTTCAACAACACCTCCAACCTGAGAACGCACCAGCGGATCCACACTGGGGAGAAGCCATACAAGTGTTCAGAGTGTGGCAAGAGTTTCTCCCGGAGCTCCAACCGCATCCGGCACGAGCGCATCCACCTGGAGGAGAAGCACTACCAATGTGCCAGGTGCCAGGAGAGCTTCAGGAGACGCTCCGACCTCACCACGCACCAGCAAGATCACCTGGGCCAGCGGCCATACCGCTGTGACATTTGTGGCAAGAGCTTCAGTCAGAGCTCCACGCTGGCTGTACATCACCGAACCCACCTGGAGCCGGCCCCTTACATCTGCTGTGAGTGTGGAAAGAGCTTCAGCAACAGCTCCAGCTTTGGGGTGCACCACCGTACCCACACGGGTGAGAGGCCTTACGAGTGCACTGAATGCGGGCGGACTTTCAGTGACATCTCCAACTTTGGTGCACACCAGAGAACACACAGAGGGGAGAGGCCGTACAGGTGCACCCTGTGTGGGAAACACTTCTCCCGGAGCTCCAACCTCATCCGACACCAGAAAACACACTTGGGCGAGCAGGATGAGAAAGATTCTAGCTAA